A DNA window from Pseudomonas resinovorans NBRC 106553 contains the following coding sequences:
- a CDS encoding SCO family protein produces the protein MTRVQKTVFILVAVVALVLGLTVHRVLTSQGQADPTKLLDAGIVLLPQSRTLPPLTMLDQNGEKVAVDQLKDKWSLMFFGYTFCPDICPTTLAQMRELKGLLPPEARDNLRFVFVSVDPNRDTPQQIKQYLGYFDPGFLGITSDLPTLQKLANAVSIPFIPADTSKENYTVDHSGNLVVLGPDGTQRGFIRSPLNNQKLKEQLPGLVVPKS, from the coding sequence ATGACCAGAGTCCAGAAAACCGTCTTCATCCTCGTCGCCGTCGTCGCCCTGGTGCTCGGCCTCACCGTGCACCGGGTGCTGACCAGCCAGGGCCAGGCCGACCCCACCAAGCTGCTCGACGCCGGTATCGTGCTGCTGCCCCAGAGCCGCACCCTGCCGCCCCTGACCATGCTCGACCAGAACGGCGAAAAGGTTGCGGTGGACCAGCTCAAGGACAAGTGGAGCCTGATGTTCTTCGGCTACACCTTCTGCCCGGACATCTGCCCCACCACCCTGGCGCAGATGCGTGAACTCAAGGGGCTGCTGCCGCCGGAGGCGCGGGACAACCTGCGCTTCGTCTTCGTCAGCGTCGACCCGAATCGCGACACCCCGCAGCAGATCAAGCAGTACCTGGGCTACTTCGATCCGGGCTTCCTTGGCATCACCAGTGACCTGCCGACCCTGCAGAAACTGGCCAACGCCGTGAGCATCCCCTTCATTCCGGCCGACACCAGCAAGGAAAACTACACCGTCGACCACAGCGGCAACCTGGTAGTCCTGGGCCCGGACGGCACCCAGCGCGGCTTCATCCGCTCGCCGCTGAACAACCAGAAGCTCAAGGAGCAGCTGCCGGGGCTGGTGGTACCGAAAAGCTGA
- a CDS encoding MetQ/NlpA family ABC transporter substrate-binding protein — protein sequence MKKLLVAFAALSALSALSAQADTLKIAATPVPHAEILEFIKPQLAKEGVDLQVKVFTDYVQPNVQVAEGRLDANFFQHQPYLDEFNKARQTKVKLEAVTGVHIEPFGAYSTKIKTLAELPEGAQVVIPNDATNGGRALLLLDKAGVIKLKDNTSITATPKDIVENPKGIKVRELEAATLPRVLNQVDLALINTNYALEAGLNPTKDALVIEGSDSPYVNILVARGDNKDSADMQKLAKALTSPEVKKFIEEKYKGAVVPAF from the coding sequence ATGAAGAAACTGCTGGTGGCCTTCGCCGCCCTCTCCGCCCTCTCCGCCCTCTCCGCCCAGGCCGATACCCTGAAGATCGCCGCCACCCCGGTGCCCCACGCCGAGATCCTCGAATTCATCAAGCCGCAGCTGGCCAAAGAAGGCGTGGACCTGCAGGTGAAGGTCTTCACCGACTACGTACAGCCCAACGTGCAGGTTGCCGAAGGCCGCCTGGACGCGAACTTCTTCCAGCACCAGCCGTACCTGGACGAGTTCAACAAGGCCCGCCAGACCAAGGTGAAGCTGGAAGCGGTGACCGGTGTGCACATCGAGCCCTTCGGCGCCTACTCCACCAAAATCAAGACCCTGGCCGAGCTGCCCGAAGGCGCCCAGGTAGTCATCCCCAACGACGCCACCAACGGCGGCCGCGCGCTGCTGCTGCTGGACAAGGCCGGTGTGATCAAGCTGAAGGACAACACCAGCATCACCGCCACCCCGAAGGACATCGTCGAGAACCCGAAGGGCATCAAGGTCCGTGAACTGGAAGCCGCCACCCTGCCGCGCGTGCTGAACCAGGTCGACCTGGCGCTGATCAACACCAACTACGCCCTGGAAGCCGGGCTCAACCCCACCAAGGACGCCCTGGTGATCGAGGGCAGCGATTCGCCCTACGTGAACATCCTGGTGGCCCGTGGCGACAACAAGGACAGCGCCGACATGCAGAAGCTGGCCAAGGCCCTGACCAGCCCCGAGGTGAAGAAATTCATCGAGGAGAAATACAAGGGCGCTGTGGTTCCGGCGTTCTGA